A genomic stretch from Buchnera aphidicola (Brevicoryne brassicae) includes:
- the rpsG gene encoding 30S ribosomal protein S7 — protein MPRRRIIGARKILPDPKFSSELLAKFINILMIDGKKSIAEVIVYTALKNLSKRTEKKELEAFEIALEHVRPTVEVKSRRVGGSTYQVPVEVRPVRRNALAMRWIVESARKRSDQSMSLRLSNELYDAVENKGTAVKKREEVHKMAEANKAFAHYRW, from the coding sequence ATGCCACGTCGTCGTATTATTGGTGCTCGTAAAATTTTACCAGATCCAAAGTTTTCTTCAGAATTATTAGCTAAATTTATCAATATTCTTATGATAGATGGCAAAAAATCTATTGCCGAAGTTATTGTATACACTGCATTAAAAAACTTATCTAAACGTACAGAAAAAAAAGAATTAGAAGCATTTGAAATAGCTTTAGAACATGTACGTCCAACAGTAGAAGTAAAATCTCGTCGAGTTGGCGGTTCAACTTATCAAGTACCAGTAGAAGTGCGTCCAGTTCGGAGAAACGCTCTAGCAATGCGTTGGATTGTAGAATCTGCTCGGAAACGTTCAGATCAATCTATGTCTTTACGTTTATCTAATGAGCTTTATGACGCAGTTGAAAATAAAGGTACAGCAGTTAAGAAAAGAGAAGAAGTACATAAAATGGCAGAAGCCAATAAAGCTTTTGCTCATTATCGTTGGTAA
- the rpsL gene encoding 30S ribosomal protein S12: MATVNQLVRKPRLRKVVKSNVPALEGSPQKRGVCIRVYTTTPKKPNSALRKVCRVRLTNGFEVTAYIGGEGHNLQEHSVILIRGGRVKDLPGVRYHIVRGSLDCAGVKERKKGRSKYGVKKPKT, from the coding sequence ATGGCCACAGTGAATCAATTGGTCCGTAAACCTCGTTTACGAAAAGTTGTTAAAAGTAACGTTCCTGCATTAGAAGGAAGTCCTCAAAAAAGAGGTGTTTGTATAAGGGTTTATACTACTACTCCAAAAAAACCTAATTCAGCACTTCGTAAAGTATGTCGTGTAAGATTAACTAACGGTTTTGAAGTTACTGCGTATATTGGAGGTGAAGGTCATAATTTACAGGAACATTCTGTAATTTTAATAAGAGGAGGTCGTGTTAAAGATTTACCTGGAGTTCGATATCATATTGTTAGAGGTTCATTAGATTGTGCTGGCGTAAAAGAACGTAAAAAAGGTCGTTCTAAATATGGAGTTAAAAAACCTAAAACATAA
- the tusB gene encoding sulfurtransferase complex subunit TusB, translating to MLHTLMKSPFSSNITLLTNMLKTSDDFLALQDGVLIALIDNIFLKNIIMSSAKLYLIKEDVYARGIHKNISNKFVLISYIHFVSLTLKHKQQMTW from the coding sequence ATGTTACATACTTTAATGAAATCTCCTTTTTCAAGTAATATTACTCTTCTTACAAATATGTTAAAAACATCAGATGATTTTTTAGCTCTTCAAGATGGTGTATTAATTGCATTAATAGATAACATTTTTTTAAAAAATATAATTATGTCTTCAGCAAAACTATATCTTATAAAAGAAGATGTTTATGCTCGAGGTATTCATAAAAATATTTCTAATAAATTTGTTTTAATTAGTTATATTCATTTCGTTTCGTTAACACTTAAACATAAACAACAAATGACTTGGTAA
- the tusC gene encoding sulfurtransferase complex subunit TusC — MKRIAFIFSYSPHGTSFGREGLDAVFSISSIFKQISLFFIGDGVLQLIKSHRSENILARNYTSSFSILSFYDIKNFYCCKSSLLERGLNYNENFILKIKILDSYVLRMKLDSYDAIINF; from the coding sequence ATGAAAAGAATTGCTTTTATTTTTTCTTATTCTCCACATGGTACTAGTTTTGGTAGAGAAGGATTAGATGCTGTTTTTAGTATTTCATCTATTTTTAAACAAATAAGCTTATTTTTTATTGGTGACGGTGTTTTACAACTGATTAAAAGTCATCGTTCAGAGAATATTTTAGCAAGAAATTATACATCTTCTTTTTCTATATTATCTTTTTATGATATTAAAAATTTTTATTGCTGTAAATCATCATTATTAGAACGAGGTCTAAATTATAATGAAAATTTTATATTAAAAATAAAAATATTAGATTCATATGTTTTGCGTATGAAACTAGATAGTTACGACGCCATTATTAATTTCTAA
- the tusD gene encoding sulfurtransferase complex subunit TusD: protein MNYTILVTGAAYGTQNASTAFLFCQSLVKTKHKLYSVFFYCDGVLNANRMTTPATDEFNLVEAWQKLNKKYKVKLYVCNSAALRRGVLEDEKKSNLNSKKGNLSLFFQLSGLLELAHSIKICDRIIQF, encoded by the coding sequence ATGAATTATACAATATTAGTAACAGGTGCTGCTTATGGAACACAAAATGCAAGTACTGCTTTTCTTTTTTGTCAATCTTTAGTTAAAACAAAACATAAATTATACAGTGTTTTTTTTTACTGCGATGGTGTTCTTAATGCCAATAGAATGACTACTCCTGCAACTGATGAATTTAATTTAGTTGAAGCATGGCAAAAATTAAATAAAAAATATAAAGTAAAATTATATGTTTGTAATAGTGCAGCTCTTAGAAGAGGTGTATTAGAAGATGAAAAAAAATCAAACTTAAATTCAAAAAAAGGAAATTTATCACTTTTCTTTCAATTGAGTGGATTATTAGAACTAGCTCATTCTATAAAAATATGTGATCGTATAATACAATTTTAA
- the fkpA gene encoding FKBP-type peptidyl-prolyl cis-trans isomerase, with translation MIFFILKKMMFLCIILYAPKSFSESIFLNNIHLQSHSEIKNSFRNGDDKLGYALGVSLGNYVNQSFEKQKQIGVNLDKKSLLKGVQDAISGNLKLSHEEISSILIQLEEKLKNATKIQLEKNAKDNFIKGELYMKNFSKKKGVNKTSSGLLYLIEKTGEGEALTNNTKITVHYKGTLINGIEFDSSYKRGEPVSLMLKDVILGWQEGLKYIKKGGKIKLVIPPNLGYGEKEISTIPANSTLIFDIELLDVVNIKS, from the coding sequence ATGATTTTTTTTATTTTAAAAAAAATGATGTTTTTGTGTATAATATTATATGCTCCAAAATCATTTTCAGAATCAATATTTTTAAACAACATTCATTTACAGTCGCATTCAGAAATAAAAAATTCTTTTAGAAATGGCGATGATAAATTAGGCTATGCTTTAGGTGTATCATTAGGAAATTATGTTAATCAATCTTTTGAAAAACAAAAACAGATAGGTGTAAATTTAGATAAAAAGAGTCTTTTAAAAGGAGTTCAAGATGCAATTTCAGGTAACTTAAAGTTATCTCATGAAGAAATTTCTTCAATTCTTATACAACTAGAAGAAAAATTAAAAAATGCAACTAAAATTCAATTAGAAAAGAATGCAAAAGATAATTTTATTAAAGGAGAGTTGTATATGAAAAATTTTTCTAAAAAAAAAGGTGTGAATAAAACATCTAGTGGTCTTTTATATTTAATAGAAAAAACAGGTGAAGGAGAAGCATTAACAAACAATACAAAAATTACTGTGCATTATAAAGGTACCTTAATTAATGGTATAGAATTCGATAGTTCTTATAAAAGAGGTGAACCTGTATCATTAATGTTAAAAGATGTTATATTAGGTTGGCAAGAAGGTTTAAAATATATTAAAAAAGGTGGTAAAATTAAATTAGTAATACCACCTAATTTAGGATATGGAGAAAAAGAAATTAGTACTATTCCAGCTAATTCTACGTTAATTTTTGATATAGAATTACTAGATGTAGTTAATATAAAATCTTAA
- the tsgA gene encoding MFS transporter TsgA: MKNINQIALTWISFFSYAFTGALIVVTGMIIGNISDYFHLSISQMSNTFTFLNAGILLSILLNSWLVEYISLKKQLISGFILTITSIVGIVYGTSIIYFSINMFILGLVSGITMSIGTFLITHLYTGGKRGSQLLLTDSFFSMSGMIFPVIAAYLLEKKIIWYWIYICIGGIYLLIFLLTINVRFPQLEKNTKNSKVTKKKWNINIFLLSISALLYILGQLSFISWVPQYVTEIINVDIKQTGGLVSNFWMSYMIGMWFFSFIIKYFNLNYMFMFLTGISTFLMYSFIHNQNFVILKCIIISLGFFSSAIYTIIITLASLQTKNPSPKLINLILLFGTIGTLLTFILTSPIVEKKGLYATLISSNILYSIVFLLSILIYINKKYQKIT, from the coding sequence ATGAAAAATATTAATCAAATAGCTCTTACATGGATTAGTTTTTTTTCATATGCATTTACAGGTGCATTAATTGTTGTTACCGGAATGATAATAGGAAATATTTCTGATTATTTTCATTTATCTATATCTCAAATGAGTAATACATTTACTTTTTTAAATGCAGGAATATTATTATCAATTTTATTAAATTCTTGGCTAGTAGAATATATATCATTAAAAAAACAATTAATATCAGGATTTATTTTAACAATAACGTCTATAGTAGGTATAGTATACGGTACTAGTATAATTTACTTTTCTATAAATATGTTTATACTTGGATTAGTAAGTGGTATTACTATGTCAATCGGTACATTTCTTATTACTCATTTATACACAGGAGGAAAAAGAGGATCTCAATTACTATTAACTGATTCTTTTTTCAGTATGTCAGGAATGATATTCCCTGTTATTGCCGCTTATCTTTTAGAAAAAAAAATTATTTGGTATTGGATTTATATATGTATAGGAGGAATCTATTTATTAATTTTTCTTTTAACAATAAATGTACGTTTTCCACAGTTAGAAAAAAATACAAAAAATTCAAAAGTAACGAAAAAAAAATGGAATATTAATATTTTTTTATTATCTATTTCAGCTCTACTCTACATATTAGGACAATTAAGTTTTATTTCTTGGGTTCCACAATATGTTACTGAAATAATAAATGTAGATATAAAACAAACAGGTGGTTTAGTTAGTAATTTTTGGATGTCTTACATGATTGGTATGTGGTTTTTTAGTTTTATAATTAAATATTTTAATCTAAATTATATGTTCATGTTTCTCACAGGTATTTCTACATTTCTTATGTATAGTTTTATTCATAACCAAAATTTTGTAATACTTAAATGTATTATTATTAGTTTAGGTTTTTTTTCTAGTGCAATTTATACCATAATTATCACATTAGCATCACTACAAACAAAAAACCCATCTCCCAAATTAATAAACTTAATTTTATTATTTGGAACCATAGGAACTTTACTCACATTCATTTTAACTAGTCCTATTGTAGAAAAAAAAGGATTATATGCTACTTTAATTAGTTCAAATATATTATATAGTATAGTTTTTCTGTTATCTATACTAATTTATATTAATAAAAAATACCAAAAAATTACATAA
- the trpS gene encoding tryptophan--tRNA ligase has translation MISSKPVLFSAIQPSGNITIGNYIGTMRHWSKMQNNYDCFYCIADLHSLTTQKNNLFLKKSILDTISFYLACGVDPNKSIIFIQSHVYQHSQLNWILNCFSQFSELLRMTQFKIKRKLGNNYIEKTNVGLFNYPVLMASDILLYQTNFVPVGYDQKQHIELTRNIAKRFNSLYGDIFTLPEPLINEHGSKIKALLEPNKKMSKSDINKNNVIFLLDNISSVVLKIQQSVTDSEKPCKIYYDIEKKPGISNLLEILSAITNKNIEVLSKELQGIMYTEFKNIVSDSLSKFLYKLQKSYINYRNDELYLKKIVYEGAIKARLKSEKTLQDVQTKLGFLSFFK, from the coding sequence TCTAAACCTGTTTTATTTAGTGCCATACAACCTTCGGGAAATATAACTATTGGAAATTACATAGGAACTATGCGTCATTGGTCTAAAATGCAAAATAATTACGATTGTTTCTATTGTATTGCTGATTTACATTCCCTTACTACGCAAAAAAATAATTTGTTTTTGAAAAAATCAATATTAGATACAATATCTTTTTATCTAGCTTGTGGAGTAGATCCTAATAAAAGCATTATTTTTATTCAATCTCATGTTTATCAACATAGTCAACTAAATTGGATTTTAAATTGTTTTAGTCAATTTTCTGAATTACTTCGTATGACGCAATTTAAAATCAAAAGAAAATTAGGAAATAATTACATAGAAAAAACAAATGTAGGTCTATTTAATTATCCTGTTTTAATGGCATCTGATATTTTATTATATCAAACTAATTTTGTTCCAGTAGGATATGATCAAAAACAACATATAGAGTTAACACGTAATATAGCTAAGCGTTTTAATTCCTTATATGGTGATATTTTTACTTTACCGGAACCATTAATTAATGAGCATGGTTCTAAAATCAAGGCTTTATTAGAACCGAATAAAAAAATGTCTAAATCTGATATAAATAAAAACAACGTTATTTTTTTATTAGATAATATATCTTCAGTAGTCTTAAAGATTCAACAGTCTGTAACTGATTCAGAAAAACCGTGTAAAATATATTATGATATAGAAAAAAAACCAGGTATTTCAAATTTATTAGAAATACTTTCTGCTATTACTAATAAAAATATTGAGGTTTTATCAAAAGAATTACAAGGTATAATGTATACAGAATTTAAAAATATTGTTTCAGATTCTTTGTCTAAGTTTCTATATAAATTGCAAAAATCTTATATTAATTATCGCAATGATGAGCTTTATTTAAAAAAAATAGTCTATGAAGGAGCTATAAAAGCTCGATTAAAATCTGAAAAAACTCTACAGGATGTACAAACTAAATTAGGATTCCTTTCCTTCTTTAAATAA